DNA from Rubripirellula lacrimiformis:
GCAAGGGCGGGATCTATTTCTACAACGACTATCGAAGCCACACACCGTGGGGAGACACTCGCCCCGATTACGGACGCGGAGAAGTCCGCAGCTACATCCGTGACAACGCCATGATGTGGCTAGAAGACTATCGGGTGGATGGCTTGCGGTACGACATGACGCTGTACATTCGGTCGGTCGATGCGAGCGGCCAGCAAGAGATTCCTGAAGGGTGGGGGCTGACTCAATGGGTCAACCGCGAGATCCACCAATTCAAGCCTTCCGCAATCACGATCGCCGAAGACCTGCAAAACAACGAATATTTGACCAAGTCGGACATCGAGGGTGGGGCAGGGTTCTCCGCCCAATGGGATGCGAGTTTCGTTCACCCCATTCGCGAGGTCATCACGCAACCCGATGACGAATCACGTGACATGTTGAAGGTTCGCGATGCCTTGTACCACGGATACAACGGTGACGCATTTCAACGAATTGTGTATACCGAATCTCACGACGAGGTTGCCAACGGTAAATCACGCATCCCTAGCGAAGTGAACGAGGCGGACCCCGAAGATTGGTTTGCACAGAAACGGTCCGCATTGGGGATTGCGTTGGTGATGACCGCGCCGGGGATCCCAATGTTGTTCCAGGGGCAGGAACTGCTGCAAGATGGCTGGTTCCAAGATACCGAAGAGCTGGACTGGGACAAGAAAGACAGTGTTGGCGGTATCTGCCGGTTGACTCGAGATCTGATTCGATTGCGACTCAATCGTGATGGGAAAACCAAAGGGCTGACCGGGCAAAGGATCGATGTGCATCACCTGAACTGCTGTGACAAAATCGTCGCATTCCGGCGAAGTTACGATGGCGGACCTGGCGATGATGTGATCGTTGTCGCGAACTTTGCCAACAAGCACTTTGAACACTATCAGATCGGGTTGCCGGCTGATGGAGTTTGGAAACGTCGATTCAGTAGCGATCAACGGACCTATAGCGACGATTTTTCGGAAGCCGCTAGCGGCGATATCGAAGCAGTAACCGAAGGGTATGACGGCCAACCTTTCCGAGGGCATGTCGAGCTGCCGCCCTACACGGTGCTGATCTTTTCCCAAGACCGCTGACCATCGCGGGTGGCTGCCAGGCCGATCGAAAAATCAGACCTATGACCTTCAACCTGCACTGAATCATGACGACAACACTGATTACTGGAGCTTCCTCTGGCATCGGAAAAGAACTTGCGAAGCTCTTCGCACGCGACGGCGACGATCTGGTACTGGTGGCTCGCAGCAAGGGGAAGTTAGACGAACTAGCGGATCAGCTGAGCTCGGCCTATCAAATTTCCGCAACTGCCATTGAATCCGACTTGTCCAAGCACGATGCGGTGGACCGGCTGTGCGGGCAGTTGGCTGAGCGATCGCTGTCAGTGG
Protein-coding regions in this window:
- a CDS encoding alpha-amylase family glycosyl hydrolase, with amino-acid sequence MTHTTLLGQSPSSEMQSQIVGMGPIVLDGGVAFRVWAPGADKVCVVGDFNDWDPDSHVMQAEDHGNWFVVVDHAKPGDQYKYVLTNGDQTFERIDPRVREVTNSVGNGIVHQPDFDWQDDAFEMPAWNELVIYETHIGTFHRNDGAVGTFDDYQQKFEHLKQLGVNALQVMPIAEFAGDLSWGYNPAHPFAIESAYGGPLGFKTFVREAHKAGFAVILDVVYNHFGPSDLDLWQFDGWSENGKGGIYFYNDYRSHTPWGDTRPDYGRGEVRSYIRDNAMMWLEDYRVDGLRYDMTLYIRSVDASGQQEIPEGWGLTQWVNREIHQFKPSAITIAEDLQNNEYLTKSDIEGGAGFSAQWDASFVHPIREVITQPDDESRDMLKVRDALYHGYNGDAFQRIVYTESHDEVANGKSRIPSEVNEADPEDWFAQKRSALGIALVMTAPGIPMLFQGQELLQDGWFQDTEELDWDKKDSVGGICRLTRDLIRLRLNRDGKTKGLTGQRIDVHHLNCCDKIVAFRRSYDGGPGDDVIVVANFANKHFEHYQIGLPADGVWKRRFSSDQRTYSDDFSEAASGDIEAVTEGYDGQPFRGHVELPPYTVLIFSQDR